Proteins co-encoded in one Polaromonas vacuolata genomic window:
- a CDS encoding M14 family zinc carboxypeptidase, whose amino-acid sequence MPLIPFDLLSLYGTQDTRATFAEHEALKTILRAGQNHFEIHSLCEVNTQKPPYPQFPVLCASIGSKDPAAPAVGFFGGIHGLERIGTQVVLHYMRALLFRLEWDELLHQQLEKVRLVFMPIINPGGMWAHTRANPNGVDLMRNAPHRAQDRVPFLAGGQTLSSHLPWYCGRPGEPMQAESQALLSVVREQLANRPFSLALDCHSGYGFEDSLWFPYAKKRQLMNHLPEMFALKTMLEQSMPHHHYSFEPQSNQYLLHGDLWDHAYDASPQENIFLPMTLELGSWLWIRKNPRQLFSRHGIFNPILEHRIKRVLRRHAELLDFLTRAAFSAQRWLPHSQSRPDLQQLATAYWRPRRQA is encoded by the coding sequence ATGCCCCTGATTCCATTTGACCTGCTTAGCCTATATGGCACCCAAGACACCCGTGCGACCTTTGCCGAGCATGAAGCGCTCAAAACCATATTGCGCGCCGGTCAAAACCATTTCGAGATTCACAGCCTGTGTGAAGTCAACACCCAAAAACCGCCCTACCCGCAATTTCCGGTCCTGTGTGCCAGCATAGGCAGCAAAGACCCAGCGGCGCCAGCGGTAGGGTTTTTCGGCGGTATTCACGGCTTAGAGCGCATAGGCACGCAAGTCGTACTGCACTATATGCGGGCCTTGCTGTTTCGTTTGGAGTGGGATGAGTTGCTACACCAGCAGCTAGAAAAAGTACGGCTGGTGTTCATGCCCATCATCAATCCCGGCGGCATGTGGGCGCACACACGAGCGAACCCAAATGGTGTGGACTTAATGCGCAACGCGCCGCATAGGGCACAAGACCGCGTACCATTTTTAGCCGGCGGCCAAACCCTTAGCTCGCATCTGCCGTGGTACTGCGGTAGGCCGGGAGAGCCCATGCAGGCCGAGAGCCAAGCCCTGCTCAGCGTCGTGCGCGAACAACTCGCGAATCGGCCTTTTAGTTTGGCCTTGGACTGTCACTCGGGTTATGGATTTGAGGACAGCCTTTGGTTTCCCTACGCCAAAAAGCGGCAGCTAATGAATCATCTGCCAGAGATGTTTGCGCTCAAAACCATGCTCGAACAATCCATGCCTCACCACCATTACAGTTTTGAGCCGCAAAGCAATCAATACTTGTTGCACGGCGACTTGTGGGACCACGCCTATGATGCGTCGCCGCAAGAAAATATTTTTTTACCCATGACGCTAGAGCTGGGCTCATGGCTGTGGATACGCAAAAATCCGCGCCAGTTATTCTCACGCCACGGCATATTCAACCCAATACTTGAGCACCGCATCAAGCGCGTACTGCGCCGACATGCAGAACTCTTAGACTTTTTAACCCGCGCTGCTTTTTCTGCACAGCGCTGGCTACCACACAGCCAAAGTCGCCCAGATTTACAACAACTCGCCACAGCTTACTGGCGGCCAAGGCGTCAAGCATGA
- a CDS encoding 2Fe-2S iron-sulfur cluster-binding protein encodes MQNVAPPASQLSAPVFQAKREQDGRVFDAPADLPLLVSAEHAGWVPLSSCRNGTCRTCICRLESGSVIYRIAWPGLSAEEKKEGWILPCVAYPQSDVVLHLLG; translated from the coding sequence ATGCAAAACGTAGCGCCACCTGCCAGTCAGCTTTCAGCTCCAGTCTTTCAAGCCAAACGCGAGCAAGATGGCCGGGTCTTTGACGCCCCAGCCGATCTGCCATTGCTGGTGTCCGCCGAGCATGCGGGCTGGGTGCCACTAAGTTCCTGCCGCAACGGCACCTGCCGGACTTGTATCTGTAGGCTGGAAAGCGGCAGCGTCATCTACCGCATCGCCTGGCCAGGCCTGAGTGCAGAAGAAAAAAAAGAAGGCTGGATATTGCCCTGCGTCGCCTATCCGCAATCGGACGTGGTGCTACACCTCCTGGGCTAG
- a CDS encoding GNAT family N-acetyltransferase, with protein sequence MSSYSVRPATSRDAKAISEIHVATWQVAYKDLMPADYLKSMTVEKRQAYWREAIEYSEPQLLVAVDGDKLVGFVGFDRSRDAGTRSTMGEVWALYVSQAHWGKGVGLALWDGARDGLKEEGCTQVSLWVLLNNERGMRFFEQAAGFKREMPSLKTVAFGAVKLEEIRLKRPLD encoded by the coding sequence ATGTCCAGTTATTCCGTTCGTCCTGCCACCTCACGCGACGCCAAAGCCATCTCTGAAATCCACGTTGCCACTTGGCAAGTTGCTTATAAAGATTTGATGCCGGCCGATTACCTCAAAAGCATGACCGTCGAAAAACGCCAAGCCTATTGGCGCGAAGCGATTGAATACAGCGAACCACAATTGCTGGTGGCCGTTGATGGCGACAAGTTAGTGGGTTTTGTTGGTTTTGACCGCTCACGCGATGCCGGCACGCGCTCGACTATGGGAGAGGTCTGGGCCTTGTACGTGTCGCAAGCGCATTGGGGCAAAGGCGTTGGCTTGGCCCTTTGGGACGGCGCACGCGATGGCCTAAAAGAAGAGGGCTGCACGCAAGTGTCGCTTTGGGTGTTGCTCAACAACGAGCGTGGGATGCGCTTTTTTGAACAAGCCGCAGGCTTTAAGCGCGAGATGCCATCCCTCAAAACCGTGGCCTTTGGTGCTGTCAAGCTGGAAGAAATTCGTCTTAAACGGCCGCTTGATTGA
- a CDS encoding M14 family zinc carboxypeptidase has product MTNDSNPANPEATDGIDLTYATPYERGNLNQTTTWAECIAFYQRLALDFPAVLSFFQIGVSDNGIPMHAGVVSADGVFDRQALQSLRRPVFFNNNGIHPGEPEGIDACMALVRDFCTDSKRLSALGATVYLFIPVYNVDGCLNRNSSSRVNQTGPESFGFRGNGRNLDLNRDFIKCDSLAARVFNRFFTAWDPDVMVDTHTSNGADYSYTMTLIHTQTDKLGGALGGFLLGNMLPAIYADMAARDWPIAPYVHLVGETPEEGIEHTLESPRFSTGYAALHHTLGFMPETHMLKPFAQRYASTRALLEVVLSFTVANAVKIKNLRRDAKKTFAASAELPVHWEIDFKRPEMITFSGFKALRSPSKLGNYSRLSYDRSQPWTKEIAFFSRCHADVVVKAPKAYLIPQAWREVIERLQWNGVLMQRLDAAQPMAVRSLRVDSVSSRAGAYEGHLFHDQMRLSEHFETYQAQAGDYLVVLDQPNARYAVETLEPQAHDSFFRWGFFNSVLEKKEHYSDYIFEDTALEILATEPELKVLFEQWKQRNPDLLSDQEAVLDFIFAHAKRHVEPSWRRYPVLSVMA; this is encoded by the coding sequence ATGACCAATGATTCAAACCCCGCCAATCCTGAAGCCACAGATGGAATCGATTTAACTTACGCCACGCCCTATGAGCGCGGCAATTTAAATCAAACCACTACTTGGGCTGAGTGCATCGCTTTCTACCAACGGCTGGCGTTGGATTTTCCGGCGGTGTTGAGTTTTTTTCAAATCGGTGTGTCGGACAATGGCATCCCAATGCACGCTGGCGTAGTGTCTGCCGATGGCGTGTTTGATCGCCAGGCCTTGCAGTCTTTGCGCCGCCCAGTCTTTTTTAACAACAACGGCATACACCCGGGTGAGCCCGAAGGCATTGACGCCTGCATGGCGTTGGTGCGTGACTTTTGCACCGACAGCAAACGCTTATCGGCCTTGGGCGCGACGGTGTATTTGTTTATTCCGGTCTACAACGTTGACGGTTGCTTGAACCGTAATTCCAGCTCTCGCGTGAATCAAACCGGCCCCGAGTCTTTTGGCTTTCGTGGCAACGGCCGCAACCTTGACTTAAACCGCGATTTCATTAAATGTGACTCTTTGGCGGCTAGAGTTTTTAACCGCTTTTTTACCGCTTGGGATCCGGACGTGATGGTCGATACCCACACCTCTAACGGTGCCGACTACAGCTACACCATGACGCTAATCCATACCCAGACCGACAAGCTAGGCGGCGCGCTGGGTGGTTTTTTGTTGGGCAACATGCTGCCAGCTATTTATGCCGACATGGCTGCGCGTGACTGGCCGATAGCGCCGTACGTGCATCTGGTTGGGGAAACGCCAGAAGAAGGCATAGAACACACGCTAGAGTCGCCACGTTTTTCTACCGGTTATGCAGCACTACACCACACGCTGGGCTTTATGCCCGAGACCCACATGCTCAAGCCGTTTGCGCAGCGCTATGCGTCAACCCGTGCGCTGCTTGAAGTGGTATTGAGTTTTACGGTTGCCAACGCAGTAAAAATCAAGAACTTGCGCCGTGACGCCAAAAAAACTTTTGCCGCCAGCGCCGAGTTGCCAGTGCATTGGGAAATAGATTTCAAGCGGCCAGAAATGATTACGTTCAGCGGCTTTAAAGCACTCCGCAGTCCCAGCAAGTTGGGTAACTACAGCCGGCTTTCTTATGACCGCAGTCAGCCTTGGACAAAAGAGATCGCATTTTTTTCGCGCTGCCATGCAGATGTGGTGGTCAAAGCGCCAAAGGCTTATTTAATTCCGCAGGCCTGGCGTGAAGTTATAGAGCGTTTGCAGTGGAATGGCGTGTTGATGCAACGACTGGATGCAGCGCAACCCATGGCGGTACGTAGCTTGCGCGTTGACAGCGTCAGCTCGCGCGCTGGGGCCTACGAAGGCCATCTGTTTCATGATCAGATGCGACTGAGCGAGCACTTCGAGACCTACCAAGCACAGGCCGGTGATTATCTGGTGGTTCTCGATCAACCGAATGCGCGTTATGCGGTTGAGACCTTAGAGCCGCAAGCGCATGACAGTTTTTTCCGTTGGGGATTTTTCAACAGCGTGCTGGAGAAAAAAGAGCATTACTCGGACTATATTTTTGAAGACACCGCGCTAGAAATACTCGCTACCGAGCCTGAACTTAAGGTTTTATTTGAACAGTGGAAGCAGCGCAATCCGGATCTGCTTTCGGATCAAGAGGCGGTGTTAGATTTTATTTTTGCGCACGCTAAGCGGCATGTGGAGCCCAGCTGGCGGCGCTATCCGGTGCTCTCTGTGATGGCTTGA